Proteins co-encoded in one Leucoraja erinacea ecotype New England unplaced genomic scaffold, Leri_hhj_1 Leri_371S, whole genome shotgun sequence genomic window:
- the LOC129693624 gene encoding myelin-associated glycoprotein-like isoform X1 yields MIWQYCFPLLLLQAGAQSGEWTMRALPCRAIRKSCVVIPCTFDFPSRPYTAVHGAWFKYWNYWKYTVYYTRDHNYGMAGFKGRAEIVGNLEDKDCSLRINHLRSEDSDVYYFYVELDGFETYTYIPPVQLHVLDVPDKPEISIPETLSEGTPVSILCKALYPCPDQRPSLTWSELSNSTIIVLGEKTSGDISTVLNFTPSVAHHGQTVRCTVDYFDTSHRLANSVTLNVTYSPRNTVVEWNFKEANRISLRCSSDANPSVTSFSWFKVTHGVETDLRRGSQNITVHLESEKATTSYSCTATNALGSSRSAPVRVHRHRRWLQSGRRSPAAQHYLSDCPVLAQKQY; encoded by the exons CAGGCGCGCAGTCGGGAGAATGGACAATGCGGGCTCTGCCCTGTCGGGCCATCAGGAAGTCTTGCGTGGTGATACCCTGTACGTTCGACTTCCCTTCGCGTCCTTACACCGCCGTTCACGGAGCGTGGTTCAAATACTGGAACTACTGGAAGTACACCGTGTATTACACCAGAGATCACAACTACGGGATGGCCGGGTTCAAGGGGAGGGCTGAAATCGTTGGTAACCTGGAAGACAAAGACTGCTCGCTGAGGATCAATCACCTCAGATCAGAAGATTCTGATGTGTACTACTTCTACGTGGAACTGGACGGCTTTGAAACTTACACCTACATACCCCCCGTCCAACTGCACGTTCTGG ATGTACCTGACAAACCCGAGATTTCAATCCCGGAAACTCTCAGCGAAGGGACCCCGGTGAGCATCCTCTGCAAAGCCCTCTACCCCTGTCCCGATCAACGCCCATCTCTCACCTGGAGTGAGCTGTCAAATTCCACCATCATTGTGCTTGGGGAGAAAACTAGCGGAGACATTTCCACTGTCTTGAATTTTACTCCTTCCGTCGCTCATCACGGGCAAACTGTTCGCTGTACGGTTGACTACTTTGATACGAGTCACAGACTGGCAAACTCCGTTACCCTGAATGTAACAT ATTCCCCCCGGAACACGGTGGTCGAGTGGAACTTCAAAGAAGCCAACAGGATTTCCCTACGTTGTTCCAGTGACGCCAACCCCAGTGTCACTAGTTTCTCCTGGTTCAAGGTCACCCATGGCGTTGAGACTGATCTAAGGCGGGGAAGTCAAAATATCACCGTTCACCTTGAATCAGAAAAGGCAACTACATCCTACAGCTGCACGGCGACAAACGCTCTTGGGAGCTCACGGTCCGCGCCCGTGCGAGTCCACAGGCACC GTCGGTGGCTACAAAGTGGACGAAGATCTCCTGCTGCTCAACATTACCTTTCAGATTGTCCCGTGCTCGCCCAGAAACAGTATTGA
- the LOC129693624 gene encoding myelin-associated glycoprotein-like isoform X2 gives MIWQYCFPLLLLQAGAQSGEWTMRALPCRAIRKSCVVIPCTFDFPSRPYTAVHGAWFKYWNYWKYTVYYTRDHNYGMAGFKGRAEIVGNLEDKDCSLRINHLRSEDSDVYYFYVELDGFETYTYIPPVQLHVLDVPDKPEISIPETLSEGTPVSILCKALYPCPDQRPSLTWSELSNSTIIVLGEKTSGDISTVLNFTPSVAHHGQTVRCTVDYFDTSHRLANSVTLNVTYSPRNTVVEWNFKEANRISLRCSSDANPSVTSFSWFKVTHGVETDLRRGSQNITVHLESEKATTSYSCTATNALGSSRSAPVRVHRHRESEIRRE, from the exons CAGGCGCGCAGTCGGGAGAATGGACAATGCGGGCTCTGCCCTGTCGGGCCATCAGGAAGTCTTGCGTGGTGATACCCTGTACGTTCGACTTCCCTTCGCGTCCTTACACCGCCGTTCACGGAGCGTGGTTCAAATACTGGAACTACTGGAAGTACACCGTGTATTACACCAGAGATCACAACTACGGGATGGCCGGGTTCAAGGGGAGGGCTGAAATCGTTGGTAACCTGGAAGACAAAGACTGCTCGCTGAGGATCAATCACCTCAGATCAGAAGATTCTGATGTGTACTACTTCTACGTGGAACTGGACGGCTTTGAAACTTACACCTACATACCCCCCGTCCAACTGCACGTTCTGG ATGTACCTGACAAACCCGAGATTTCAATCCCGGAAACTCTCAGCGAAGGGACCCCGGTGAGCATCCTCTGCAAAGCCCTCTACCCCTGTCCCGATCAACGCCCATCTCTCACCTGGAGTGAGCTGTCAAATTCCACCATCATTGTGCTTGGGGAGAAAACTAGCGGAGACATTTCCACTGTCTTGAATTTTACTCCTTCCGTCGCTCATCACGGGCAAACTGTTCGCTGTACGGTTGACTACTTTGATACGAGTCACAGACTGGCAAACTCCGTTACCCTGAATGTAACAT ATTCCCCCCGGAACACGGTGGTCGAGTGGAACTTCAAAGAAGCCAACAGGATTTCCCTACGTTGTTCCAGTGACGCCAACCCCAGTGTCACTAGTTTCTCCTGGTTCAAGGTCACCCATGGCGTTGAGACTGATCTAAGGCGGGGAAGTCAAAATATCACCGTTCACCTTGAATCAGAAAAGGCAACTACATCCTACAGCTGCACGGCGACAAACGCTCTTGGGAGCTCACGGTCCGCGCCCGTGCGAGTCCACAGGCACC GAGAAAGTGAGATAAGAAGAGAATGA